The following nucleotide sequence is from Streptomyces xiamenensis.
TCGCTGATCTCGGTCAACTGGGGCCTGTTCATCTGGGCCATCGCCAATGACCGGGTCCTGGAATCCTCCCTCGGCTACTTCATCAACCCGCTGCTGTCCATCGCCGCCGGCGTGCTGCTGCTGGGCGAACGGCTGCGCCGCCTCCAGTGGGTGGCGGTCGGCATCGGCATGACCTCCGTACTGGTGATGTCCCTCGCCTACGGCCAGGTGCCGTGGATCGCGCTGACGCTCAGCCTCTCCTTCGCCGCCTACGGCCTGGTGAAGAAGCAGACCGGCCTGGACGGGGTGCAGGGCTTCAGCGCCGACACCGCCTTCCAGTTCCTGCCCGCCATCGGCTACCTCGTCTACCTCACCGCGCGCGGTGACTCCGGCTTCACCGCCGACGGTCCGGGACAGGCCCTGCTGCTGGTCGCCAGCGGGGTGGCCACCGCCCTGCCGCTGATCTTCTTCGGCGCCGCCGCCGTCCGGCTGCCGCTGTCCACCGTCGGACTGATGCAGTACATCGCGCCCACCATGATGTTCCTGCTCGGCCTCACCGTCTTCCAGGAGGAGATGCCGCCCGAGCGCTGGGCCGGCTTCCTGCTGATCTGGGCCGCGCTGTGCGTCCTGACGGTCGACGCGCTGCGCACCGCCCGCCGCACCCGCCGTACGGTGGCAGCCCACACCCCCGCACCGGCCGAGACCGCCGCGCCCGTTCCCCGCTAATCTGCGGGCCATGCGGAAACGCACCAGGCAGTGGGTGGAACGTCATCTGGCGGACGGCGAACGGGTCGAGGCGGTGGCGCCGCTGGCCGGCGGCTGGACTTCCGAGATCCGCCGGCTGACCACCACCGCGGGGCGCGGCCTGGTGCTGCGCACCTTCACCGACGCGTTCTTCCTGCGGCACGCGGAGGGGCTGCTCACCCGGGAGGCGAACGTCCTGCGGCTGCTGGCCGGTACGGACATCCCGGCCGCCCGGCTGCTGGGGGTGGACGCGACGGCCGAGCACTGCGCGTACCCCTCGCTGCTGATGACGCTGCTGCCCGGCTCCGTCCGGGTCACCGACGAGGGCGCGCAGACCCGCGCCGCCGTACTGGCCGGCCAGCTGGCCCGCATCCACCGGCTCCCGGTCGCCGCGGCGGACCGGCCGCGCACGTACCAGCCGTGGACCACCCCCGCCCGGGTGCGCCGCCCCGAGCGCACCGGCCGCCCCGGCCTGTGGGAACACGCGATCGCGGCCATCGACCGCGAACCGCCGCCGCACCGGGCGCTGTTCCTGCACCGGGACTTCCACCCGGGCAATGTGCTCCTCGACGGGGACACCGTCAGCGGCGTCGTCGACTGGGTGGAGACCTCCTGGGGCCCGGCCGACCTGGACGTGGCGCACTGCGCCACCGCCCTGGCCCTGCTGCACGGCCCGGCGGCGGGCCTGGCGTTCCCCGGCCACTACGAGCGGGCCGGCGGCGCCCTGTCCGCCGACGCGGCGGACCGCCGCTACTGGCGGCTGCTGGACGCGCTGGCGTACGCGCCGGACGCGGAGAAGGTCGCCACCCCCTGGCGCACCCTGGGCCGCACCGACCTCACCCCTTCCCTCCTCCAGGCCCGGCTGGAGGACTATCTGGACGGCCTGCTCTCCCGCTAGACCGTCATGGGCATGTCCGGGCCCCGCACCGGGCATCCCCCTCTCGGACACTGACCAGAGAGGTGGGCGAGCCATGACACAGCGCGCTCCGGTGGGGCGCCCGGGGCGGGGGCCCGGGCGGGGGTTCGACGCGAGCGCGGACGAGGTGCACTGGACGCACGCCGTGTGCGGACGAGCCCTCGCGCCGCCCGAGCCGGGGCACCCACTGCCCGACGAGGAGACACCGTCGGCCGGAGCAGCCGGCTGACGGCCCCGGGACAGCACCGGGGTCCGGGAGGCGGACGGAGGCGGGGGCCGGAAGCTCTCGGGGACAGTCCTGCGACCGCCGCCGTGGCCGTTACTCGCCGCTCTGCCGGGCACGGTGGGCCCGGACCTTGTGCCGGTTGCCGCAGTTCTCCATCGCGCACCAGCGGCGCCGTCCGGGCCGTGAGGTGTCCACGTACATCAGCGCGCAGTTGTCTCCCGAACAGATCCGGATCCGGTCCGCGTAGGGGCCGGTGAGGACCGCTATCGCGTCCCGGGCGACCGTCGAGAGCACCTGCGCGCCCGTGGCCGGTGCCGCCCAGCCCGCCGCGCCGTCCTGGCCGATCACCGGGACCAGCGGCGGACGCGCCGCCGCCGCGTTCAGGGTGGCGAGGTCGGCGTCGGCGGGCCCCTCCCCCGCGACCCGGGCGAGCCCGATGCGCCACAGCGCGTCCCGCAGGGCCCGGGCGGCCGGTACGTCCTCGGCGCCGATCTCCGGCTCCGGAGTGGGGTCGAGGCGGCTCTGGCCCACCCAGCGGCGCAGGTCCTCGGGGGTGTGCAGCACTTCGTAGCGCGCCATCCAGTCCGGCCCGCCGGTGGGCAGCAGCTCGAAGCCCAGTGCCCCGGGGTCGAACCGGTAGGACAGTCCGGAACCCGAGCGCAGCGGAATCCCGTGGTGAGTTGCCGTGCCA
It contains:
- a CDS encoding CGNR zinc finger domain-containing protein; translation: MAGTATHHGIPLRSGSGLSYRFDPGALGFELLPTGGPDWMARYEVLHTPEDLRRWVGQSRLDPTPEPEIGAEDVPAARALRDALWRIGLARVAGEGPADADLATLNAAAARPPLVPVIGQDGAAGWAAPATGAQVLSTVARDAIAVLTGPYADRIRICSGDNCALMYVDTSRPGRRRWCAMENCGNRHKVRAHRARQSGE
- a CDS encoding phosphotransferase family protein, with product MRKRTRQWVERHLADGERVEAVAPLAGGWTSEIRRLTTTAGRGLVLRTFTDAFFLRHAEGLLTREANVLRLLAGTDIPAARLLGVDATAEHCAYPSLLMTLLPGSVRVTDEGAQTRAAVLAGQLARIHRLPVAAADRPRTYQPWTTPARVRRPERTGRPGLWEHAIAAIDREPPPHRALFLHRDFHPGNVLLDGDTVSGVVDWVETSWGPADLDVAHCATALALLHGPAAGLAFPGHYERAGGALSADAADRRYWRLLDALAYAPDAEKVATPWRTLGRTDLTPSLLQARLEDYLDGLLSR
- the rarD gene encoding EamA family transporter RarD, which codes for MAFGFAAFGMWGLLPLYWRLLEDLGAFEILAHRIVWSLPTVLIILAVVRSWAWIPQLLRQPKRLAMVALSASLISVNWGLFIWAIANDRVLESSLGYFINPLLSIAAGVLLLGERLRRLQWVAVGIGMTSVLVMSLAYGQVPWIALTLSLSFAAYGLVKKQTGLDGVQGFSADTAFQFLPAIGYLVYLTARGDSGFTADGPGQALLLVASGVATALPLIFFGAAAVRLPLSTVGLMQYIAPTMMFLLGLTVFQEEMPPERWAGFLLIWAALCVLTVDALRTARRTRRTVAAHTPAPAETAAPVPR